The following coding sequences are from one Vicugna pacos chromosome 11, VicPac4, whole genome shotgun sequence window:
- the FGFBP3 gene encoding fibroblast growth factor-binding protein 3, whose translation MSPLRLRASISLLPPLLLLGGCLLAAARRNKGAASSAAESAPGPAGGSSGHFISPERHACSWQLLPAAPGPALGSELALRCQGPDGARHQCAYRGEPRRCAAYAARRAHFWKQVLGVLRRKRWPCHDPAPLRARLCAGRKGHGAELRLLPHASPPAGPTAAAGFPRDPKLRARSRGRPREPAPGPAAGASPPPSSPPKEKPSEKTKGSKRKAASGPDAERPLGTRSDPDGLDENAKLTETYCAEKWHSLCNFFVNFWNG comes from the coding sequence ATGAGTCCTCTAAGGCTGCGAGCGTCGATCtcgctgctgccgccgctgctACTGCTGGGTGGCTGCCTCCTCGCGGCCGCCCGTAGGAACAAGGGGGCGGCTAGCAGCGCGGCAGAGTCGGCCCCGGGCCCCGCGGGCGGCTCCTCGGGCCACTTCATCAGCCCCGAGCGGCACGCGTGCAGCTGGCAGCTCCTGCCGGCCGCCCCAGGGCCCGCACTGGGCAGCGAGCTGGCGTTGCGCTGCCAAGGCCCGGACGGGGCGCGCCACCAGTGCGCCTACCGCGGGGAGCCCAGGCGCTGCGCCGCCTACGCCGCCCGCCGCGCGCACTTCTGGAAGCAGGTGCTGGGGGTGCTGCGCAGGAAGCGGTGGCCCTGCCACGACCCCGCGCCGCTCAGGGCCCGCCTGTGCGCAGGCAGGAAAGGCCACGGCGCCGAGCTGCGCCTGCTGCCCCACGCGTCCCCACCCGCGGGCCCCACAGCGGCGGCGGGCTTCCCCCGGGATCCCAAGCTCCGGGCCCGGAGCCGGGGTCGGCCCCGGGAGCCCGCACCCGGCCCGGCCGCAGGGGCCTCGCCTCCCCCGAGCTCACCGCCCAAAGAGAAGCCCTCTGAGAAgaccaaaggcagcaagaggaaggCGGCCTCGGGCCCGGACGCGGAGCGACCCCTGGGGACCAGATCCGATCCCGACGGGCTTGACGAGAACGCGAAGCTCACGGAGACCTACTGTGCTGAGAAGTGGCACTCCCTCTgcaatttctttgtcaatttctggAATGGCTGA